The following nucleotide sequence is from Aspergillus luchuensis IFO 4308 DNA, chromosome 1, nearly complete sequence.
TAGGGGACCGAGGCTCCGTCCTCTCAGCCACATCTAAAGTCCTGCGCTACTTTGCAGGACGCCAGATCCGCAACGCGGCTTCACTAGCCGGAAACATCGCCACGGCGTCGCCCATCTCGGACATGAACCCAGTGCTCCTAGCCATCAACGCCACCATCGTCGCGCGCACCTCAACCCAGGAAACCACTATCCCCATGGCCAACATGTTCCTAGGCTACCGCAAGACCGCCCTCCCCAAAGacagcatcatcacctcGATCCGcattcccctcccaccgCCGGGGACCCGCGAACTCACCAAGTCCTACAAACAAGCCAAGCGCAAAGACGACGATATCGCCATCGTGACCGCCGCCTTCCGCGTGCGCCTCGCCCCAGACAACACCGTGAGCGAAATCGCCCTTGCCTACGGTGGCATGGCTCCAACGACCCTCCTAGCCAAACAGGCCATGACCGTCCTACAGGGCAAGAAATGGGGCGTGCAAGCCGTTCTAGACAGCACGCTTGACGCCCTCCTCGAGGACTTCAACCTACCCTACTCTGTCCCTGGTGGAATGGCACACTACCGGCGCACCCTGGCCacatctctcttcttccgcttctgGCACGAAGTCATCTCCGACTTCAACCTCACCTCCACAGCCGCCGACCCCTCCATCGCGACCGAAATTCACCGCAACATCTCTCACGGCACGCGCGACAACCACAACCCGCACGAACAACGCGTTGTCGGCAAACAACTTCCCCACCTATCCGGTCTGAAGCACGCCACCGGCGAAGCCGAATACGTCGATGACATGCCCCCGCAGCACCGGGAACTCTTCGGCGCGATGGTGTTATCGCAGCGCGCCCACGCCAAGCTCCTCTCCGTGGACTGGACGCCCGCGTTGCAGCCGGGCTTGGCCCTGGGGTACATAGACCATACCAGTATCccggcggagaagaacatctggGGACCAGTGGTGAAGAACGAGCAGTTCTTcgcggtggatgaggtgacGGCGCACGGGCAGCCGATTGGGCTGGTGTATGCGGAGACGGCGCTGCAGGCGCAGATGGCGGCGAGGGCAGTGAAGGTAGAATATGAAGATTTGGAGACGATACTTACCATTGATGAAGCGATTGAGAAGGGTAGCTACTGGCCTCATGGGAAGCAGTTGAGGAAAGGGGTAGCTGTGAcgccggagaagatgaaggatgtTTTTGACAAGTGTGACCGGGTCTTCGAGGGTGTTATCCGTATGGGTGGACAGGAGCACTTTTATCTGGAGACGAATGCTGCGGTCGTTATTCCTCATTCGGAGGATGGGAGTATGGAGGTCTGGTCGTCGACCCAGAATACGTATGTCCTTCCCTATACCCTATCACGGGATAATGCTAATCGCTGGATTAGGATGGAAACCCAAGAATACGTCAGCCAAGTGACTTCCGTCCCAGCGTCGCGCATCAACGCACGAGTGAAACGCATGGGCGGCGCCTTTGGCGGCAAGGAATCCCGCAGCGTGCAACTCGCCTGTCTACTAGCCATCGCAGCTAAGAAGACCAAGCGCCCGATGCGCGCTATGCTCAACCGCGACGAAGACATGATCACTTCTGGCCAGCGTCACCCCTTCCAATGCCGCTGGAAGGTAGGTGTCATGAACGATGGGAAACTTGTCGCCCTCGACGCAGATGTCTACAACAACGCGGGATTCTCTTTGGACATGAGCGGTGCCGTGATGGACCGGTGCTGCACCCACATCGAGAACTGCTATTACTTCCCGCATGCGCATATCCGCGGGTGGGTGTGCAAGACGAACACGCATAGTAATACTGCATTCCGTGGATTCGGTGGGCCACAGGCCATGTTCATTGCGGAGAGTTACATGTCTGCTGTtgcggaggggttggggatggataTTGATGAGTTGCGGATGAAGAATTTGTATACTCAGGGGCAGAGAACGCCATTCCTGCAGGAGATCGACCAGGACTGGCACGTTCCTATGCTGCTGGAGCAGGTTAAGAAGGAGGCGCGGTACGCAGAGCGCAAGGCCGAGATAGCAGAGTTCAATAAACGCCACCGCTACAGAAAGCGAGGGATAGCCATGATCCCAACGAAATTCGGCATCTCCTTCGCGACTGCAGTCCATCTCAACCAAGCCGGCGCAAACGTCAAAATCTACACCGATGGCTCAGTACTTCTCAACCATGGTGGAACCGAGATGGGCCAGGGCCTGTATACGAAGATGGTGCAGGTCGCGGCGCAGGAACTGGGTGTTCCGGCGGAGAGCGTCTACACGCAGGACAGCTCGTCGTACCAGACAGCGAATGCGTCTCCGACTGCTGCCTCGTCGGGAAGTGATTTAAATGGAATGGCGGTTAAGGATGCGTGCGACCAGTTGAATGAGCGGCTGAAGCCGTATCGGGAGAAGTTCGGCAAGGATGCTGATATGGCGACGATGGCGCACGCGGCGTATCGCGATCGGGTCAATCTGGCGGCGAGTGGGTTTTGGAAGATGCCTAAGGTAGGGTATCAGTGGGGGACGTATGAtgtggagaaggtgaagccgatgtattattattttacgcAGGTAtgtttgccttcttctttggaAGTAAttgtgttggtgatggtatGCTAATGGGTCACAGGGCGTTGCGTGCACCGAGGTCGAGCTTGATCTGCTTACGGGTGATCATACTGTGCTACGCACGGATATTAAGATGGACGTGGGAAGGTCCATTAACCCTGCTATTGACTATGGGCAGATTGAGGGTGCGTTTGTCCAGGGACAGGGACTGTTTACGATGGAGGAGACTCTCTGGACGCAGGGAGGGCAGCTAGCGACACGGGGACCGGGGACGTATAAGATTCCCGGGTTCAGTGATATCCCGCAGGAGTTCAATGTCAGTTTCCTGCAAGGTGTGTCGTGGAGTCATCTGCGCTCAATCCAGAGCAGCAAGGGTATTGGAGAGCCGCCGCTGTTCATGGGGTCGTCGGTGTTGTTTGCCTTGAgggaggcgttgaagagTGCGAGAGCGGACTTCGGTGTGCAAGGGCCGTTGGTGCTGGATAGTCCGGCTACggcggagaagttgaggctGGCGGTGGGAGATGacttggtgaagaaggcagaggtgaagaggaaggagggagagaaggggttctttgttgctgttgcatGATGAGGTGTAGATCTGTCGAGATGTGCAtcatactaattataaacaTTACATGGATAGTACTCTGTCTTCTCAATAATCACATCTGAAGAAGGCACTATTCCTATGGATATATAAGGGGAGGcgctactgccacaccagccaggcttcctccataGCGGCCttcgctcatgccacaccctccgtCTACCTTAGAAGGCAATGTCTGTTCCCTTTAGGGTATAGCCTTTTTCATActttccaccatctccatACAGTAGTTTACTTGCCTGAGGTGCTGAATTCATGCCTCAGGAACAAATCTAAAATAGCAGACGGTACTACCTGTTTGAAAGACCAAGCCTTATCTCAAATGAATGAGGCCTTACTTTATAAGGTAAGcgaaggccggtgtggagaaagcctggctggtgtggcagtagcgtCTTTAAGGTATCAAGTTTAGACAGGTAGTCCCGAAAAATTTTCTCATCAATGGGTACTAACACGAAAATAGTACCAAGAGTTGTTGAATACGTTAACAAGTCTCAAGTCCACATCTTTGCATGCCCAATATAGAAATATGATATTGTATTCCAGTAGTAAAGTATACACGTCATTTCCACAAGTATCCTTATAGCCTCTAATGTCTGCCATCCCTTCAGCTAGAGCAAAACACTCGACTCTTATGCAGTACTCACAACCTCGCTACCTCTACCTCCATCTTTTCGCCCACTGTTTCCCAGTTTGCGTCCACCTGAATACCATTAGCACTGCCTCCTCCCAAGTTACGTACGTTTAGAAGCACTTACATCCGCAATATGATCATATCCTAACAACTTCGGCGCCAACCCCGGATCCCTCCACGCCAGCGCCTCCCCTTCGGGCGTAGGCACCATGCGCATCTTCCGATCGCGCTCCTCCTGCTCAGGCCCATCATGCAAATGATACAGATACTGCTGTGTATTTCCCCGCTCCACAACCATCTGCGTGCGCTGCTTGCGACATTTCTCGAATACGGCAAGAGCGTGACGCTTAGCAGCGATGAAGTCGGGTGAGGATTTTGAGACGTTAGGGCCCGATGGGAGACGGGACAGGCATTCGCCGAGGACGGCGCCATCCTCGAAGGCCATTCCTGCACTGTAACCAGATCAGTATTCTTGCCATTTTATTAGCTTGTTATCTGGAGGAAGTACCCAGAAGCAAGATAAGGCAGTGTAGCATGCACAGAGTCGCCTAGCATCACCCATGCCCCGGAAGGATGCGTCCAGTCGTAGTCGCCGAAGCGGATGCAGAGACGCCATTTGTGCACGGATTGGCAGAGCTTGAGGAGTTTTTGGATCCTGCAAATTAGTATCACCATCAATAGAATGTAGTGACAGAGTAATACCTCGGGTCCCATCCCTCAAACAACGCACACATCTCTTGCACATTACCCTCGACCGTCGAAGCCAGCGACTCCTCTGGGATGTCATCAGGCACAAGCAGCACCATATTGAACAGTTCCCCTTGTCGTAGGACATAATTCACTACCCTCATTAGCCCCCAACTCATCAATGAACAAAAGGCATACAAACCAGCATGTTTATCCGGCCCCAACCAATAATTAACCTGAGGATCCGTCACAAAGCCCCTCAACTCCGGATCCTTCAACATCTCCTCCgtggacaacaacaaccgatATGCCAAATCCCCCGTCTTAATGGGTGGATCAGGCCTCTTCAACATAACCTCCGTCAACTTCCCAAACACTCCATCAGCACTAACAACCAAATCCCCTCTCCACGAGCGTCCATCACTCGCCACCGCCGTCGCCATGgccccatcctcatctggaAGGATATCTACAACCCTAGCAGCGCAGGTAATCTTCGctcccaactcctccgccctCTCCAACAAACAGCGCTGTAAATCCGCGCGATGGAAATCGCGATACCACGTGCCCGGGTACTGCTTCGCGGAGTCAACGAAACTCAAGCTGGAAATTATCTCTCCCTTCCAGTGTAGAAAGTTGCAAACGCGCGGGTGTGTCATGTGTGGTGTGAGAGCTGGTTCTAGACCCCAGTGTTTGAGCACTCTGGAGCTGTTCGGGAGGACTTGGATACCGGCGCCTACTTCGCGGATCTCGTGCGTCGCTTCGAGGACGTGTACGTCGTGTCCGGCGAGGAGGCACGAGATGGCGGTGCCGAGGCCGGCGAGACCGgcgccgatgacgatgatcttTCATTGTTAGCTTAGGCGGAGGAGTTAGATGGAATGCATGGGGGAGTGGGATGTACCTGCAACCGACAGTTGTCGGGGAGGGAGCGCTTCTCTTTGATGTGAATAGGGGGCGCCATGGTATCAATCCTGTATACAACAGTAAGTGGTGGACGTTCCAGTGGATACGTTCTACGCCATGATATAAAGCCAGTTCTAGCTCCAGCTGAGTGGTTTCTTCTGCCCCTAAAATGGGGGATAAGCATGTGCCTGACAAGAATGGGGGTCGGGCATGAGGGGATGCATCAATCTTATCATATCATTTGCGGGGAGAATAAGTACACCCTGCGGTCGGGGCAAACAGCTTCCAGCAATCGCCAGCAGATC
It contains:
- a CDS encoding uncharacterized protein (COG:C,H;~EggNog:ENOG410PIAV;~InterPro:IPR036188,IPR002938;~TransMembrane:1 (i21-41o);~go_function: GO:0071949 - FAD binding [Evidence IEA]), with protein sequence MAPPIHIKEKRSLPDNCRLQIIVIGAGLAGLGTAISCLLAGHDVHVLEATHEIREVGAGIQVLPNSSRVLKHWGLEPALTPHMTHPRVCNFLHWKGEIISSLSFVDSAKQYPGTWYRDFHRADLQRCLLERAEELGAKITCAARVVDILPDEDGAMATAVASDGRSWRGDLVVSADGVFGKLTEVMLKRPDPPIKTGDLAYRLLLSTEEMLKDPELRGFVTDPQVNYWLGPDKHAVNYVLRQGELFNMVLLVPDDIPEESLASTVEGNVQEMCALFEGWDPRIQKLLKLCQSVHKWRLCIRFGDYDWTHPSGAWVMLGDSVHATLPYLASGAGMAFEDGAVLGECLSRLPSGPNVSKSSPDFIAAKRHALAVFEKCRKQRTQMVVERGNTQQYLYHLHDGPEQEERDRKMRMVPTPEGEALAWRDPGLAPKLLGYDHIADVDANWETVGEKMEVEVARL
- a CDS encoding uncharacterized protein (COG:F;~EggNog:ENOG410PMHW;~InterPro:IPR036683,IPR012675,IPR006058,IPR016208, IPR036884,IPR001041,IPR036010,IPR036318,IPR000674, IPR036856,IPR008274,IPR005107,IPR002888,IPR016169, IPR002346,IPR016166,IPR037165;~PFAM:PF02738,PF00111,PF03450,PF01315,PF00941, PF01799;~go_function: GO:0005506 - iron ion binding [Evidence IEA];~go_function: GO:0009055 - electron transfer activity [Evidence IEA];~go_function: GO:0016491 - oxidoreductase activity [Evidence IEA];~go_function: GO:0046872 - metal ion binding [Evidence IEA];~go_function: GO:0050660 - flavin adenine dinucleotide binding [Evidence IEA];~go_function: GO:0051536 - iron-sulfur cluster binding [Evidence IEA];~go_function: GO:0051537 - 2 iron, 2 sulfur cluster binding [Evidence IEA];~go_function: GO:0071949 - FAD binding [Evidence IEA];~go_process: GO:0055114 - oxidation-reduction process [Evidence IEA]); translated protein: MVLPTALQDFLTTAASTPNLSFYLNGTPIVLANPNPHWTLLDFIRSQHGLKGTKLGCGEGGCGACTVVLQTRDGRAQIRHRAVNACLYPLIGVAGKHVITVEGLGNVDHPHPLQERLGKLHGSQCGFCTPGIVMSLYALVRNAYDPKTGQFNLTEDDIEMKGHLDGNLCRCTGYKPILQAAKTFVQEDLQARLAVCTRPSDMETPIESESDTSRPQSCGRPGGCCRDTPGSSCSSSSDRDSSRTSISTPDTEPEKDLANNTVPQFDFKPYIPNTELIYPPALTKATPQLVCYTDDRKAWLRPVTLAQTLDILARCPSATLVGGASEVQVDIRFKGAEFAVSVFIGDLDELSYIRPVEKDGTITELIIGGNTPLSDIEAECNRLTPDLGDRGSVLSATSKVLRYFAGRQIRNAASLAGNIATASPISDMNPVLLAINATIVARTSTQETTIPMANMFLGYRKTALPKDSIITSIRIPLPPPGTRELTKSYKQAKRKDDDIAIVTAAFRVRLAPDNTVSEIALAYGGMAPTTLLAKQAMTVLQGKKWGVQAVLDSTLDALLEDFNLPYSVPGGMAHYRRTLATSLFFRFWHEVISDFNLTSTAADPSIATEIHRNISHGTRDNHNPHEQRVVGKQLPHLSGLKHATGEAEYVDDMPPQHRELFGAMVLSQRAHAKLLSVDWTPALQPGLALGYIDHTSIPAEKNIWGPVVKNEQFFAVDEVTAHGQPIGLVYAETALQAQMAARAVKVEYEDLETILTIDEAIEKGSYWPHGKQLRKGVAVTPEKMKDVFDKCDRVFEGVIRMGGQEHFYLETNAAVVIPHSEDGSMEVWSSTQNTMETQEYVSQVTSVPASRINARVKRMGGAFGGKESRSVQLACLLAIAAKKTKRPMRAMLNRDEDMITSGQRHPFQCRWKVGVMNDGKLVALDADVYNNAGFSLDMSGAVMDRCCTHIENCYYFPHAHIRGWVCKTNTHSNTAFRGFGGPQAMFIAESYMSAVAEGLGMDIDELRMKNLYTQGQRTPFLQEIDQDWHVPMLLEQVKKEARYAERKAEIAEFNKRHRYRKRGIAMIPTKFGISFATAVHLNQAGANVKIYTDGSVLLNHGGTEMGQGLYTKMVQVAAQELGVPAESVYTQDSSSYQTANASPTAASSGSDLNGMAVKDACDQLNERLKPYREKFGKDADMATMAHAAYRDRVNLAASGFWKMPKVGYQWGTYDVEKVKPMYYYFTQGVACTEVELDLLTGDHTVLRTDIKMDVGRSINPAIDYGQIEGAFVQGQGLFTMEETLWTQGGQLATRGPGTYKIPGFSDIPQEFNVSFLQGVSWSHLRSIQSSKGIGEPPLFMGSSVLFALREALKSARADFGVQGPLVLDSPATAEKLRLAVGDDLVKKAEVKRKEGEKGFFVAVA